In the Haladaptatus sp. QDMS2 genome, CGATTTCTCTTACTCATTATCTCAGGGATTCTGTGATTCCATGATTCACTGATTCAATAATTTCTGCCTCTCAAGCATCTTATCTATCCACGTCGTCGAGAACGTCACCCACCTGCTCTGCGAGGTCGCTCGCTTCGATGTGGGCGTACGCCCGAGAGGTCGTCTCGGGACTCTTGTGTCGGAGCGCCCGCTGTGCCGCCGCCGGACTGTGCTCGCGATACAGCGTCTCACCGAGGCCACGCCGGGCGCCGTGCAACGTCAAATACTCACTGTCACCTGCTACTTCGAAGTTCGCTTCGGCACAGAGGCGCTTCATCACCGACCGCGCGCCGGTCGTCGTAAGCGACGGCGGGACGAGTTCGTACTCACGAATCAGTGTGTCCGTGTCGTACTCGTCGAGAAGGTCGTCAATCTCGCTCTCGGAATAGCCCTGATCGCGGCGGCCCTGTCGGGCGGTTTTGTAGAGTGTGGGGGCACTCCGTGTGGGGAACACCGGCCATTCTGGAGTGGGTGGCGAGAGCATCTCTCGGTAGCGACCTAGCGGTTCACGTGCCTGTGGTGGCAGTTGTACCGGTTCGCGTTCCTGTGACTTCCCGAGGACGATGAGGATGCCGGCGTCGAGGTCTACGTCGGCCCAGGTAAGGCCATTCCGTCGGCTATCACCGGGTGCGGAGAACACTTCTGCGCCTCGCACGCCGGAGTAGGCGAGCAGGGCAACGAGCGCCCGGTCGCGGGCTTCCTCGATGGCGTCAAACCCACGGTCGTCGATGGCGTCGTGGGCTCGCTGGTTGACGAACGCCATGATTTCGCGGCGTTCGCGTGGCGACCAGAACTGCTCTGGTTGCTTTTTGGTGCCGTTTGATTTGTCGGGGAGTTCTTCTTCAGCGCGGCGTTTCGCCGCTGGATTGTCGTCGAGGAGTTCTTCGCGAACGCACCAGGTGAGGAACGCCCGGATGATGGCGTAATAGTTGTGAGCGGTCGAAGCGGCGATGCCGCCGGCACGAACGCGTTGGGTGAGGTAGCGAGCGTATTCGCGCATGGAGCGAATGTCGAGATCGTCAAACGAGTAGACGCCCCGGTCGGCTTGCCAGCCAGCCCACTGAGTGATAACGCGCTCTGCGTTTCGCTGGTAATTCCCCGATCCGGTTTCGCCTTTGCTCTTGCTCGCGATGAAGCCTGGAAGGGCGTCTTGGATGGGTTCACCCTGGGAGTCGCGGTCTGAAGGATGGGTTGTAGAATCGGTGGAATCGGGTGTGGGAGGTGTGTCGTGGGGCGTGGGCATGGAGTCGGTTTGATAGACGGAGGCGGGGTACTAAATTCTGGTGTTGACTATTCGATTAATCAACACTGAAATTGGAACGGTGGATAATGACCAAAAACGCAAGACTGCGAAGGGGTGCATAACACATAAACTATATGTTGATATATTAAAACACATCAGTGGACACCTTCGAGGAGGCTCTCATGAAACTCGTGAGAACAACTTCTTACACAGGCTGACACCCAGAATGTAGTCTTGTGAATTAAAGATTGACAGAGTCACCGAACTTTGTATAGATGACTGCCTCCTCGTTACCCCTGGTTCATCGTGGATTTATAGCAATCGAGAGTTCCTGAGGCTCAGCGTTACTCTGAGCCGAAACGCCTATACCGGTTTACTCCTCATTTCTTTTGACATGCAGCCGACCTCCTCGCTTTTGGCGACATCTTTGGGTGCTGCCAACATTTATTTGCTCATTCCAAAGTTAGATCTGAACTCTCGAGTAGTACATCCGGCCCATTGACGGAGTATATGTTCACCATCAACGGACAGCAAACAATATTTGTGTTATTGAATACGAAAATAGAGAACGGGTAAATCGTTCTACTGAACAAGTGTGTATAAATTCTAAAATTATAAAATTGATATAATTAAAAATTCAACAACTCTCATAGAGAATATTGTAGAAAATAGCCTAATAAAAATCCTAATTCATTTAATAACTAATATAAAATTACAATTAAGAACTAATGGCTGGGAATAGTATTTTCACCTATAGTAAACAACGCTACGAACAGCGATAAAGTAATTTAGCTCATGAATATTTTCAATGCCGTTTGGTCCGCTTTCGTCATCACGTCCAATATTTATTTGGACGTTTAGTTGATTCAAAAACTCCTAATTAGTGAACGATTGTAGACCCACATCACTCCTATTTACGCCCATAGTGTTGTAAAAATCTATTCGAACTCCAAATTACACACATATGGCTGTAAAATCCTACTAGACTATCTGAGTGGAACACGCTCTCTTCCCGAAAACTCCGACGATTTCACTAGTCGGTTTTTCCAGCTGGGATCGATCTATTCGAGTCCAGTTAGACTGACACACTCGCAAGACATTGAACAGACCAATACCCATTATCCGATGACCTCTCGATATACGATACTATTGTGCACCATTAGTAGAAACCAGGAAAATTCACAGTCTCGTTCTCTCTTCCACTATTACTATCCATAAATAGACAAAAACAAATTCAAAATAATGAACATCGAATCGCTATATGTGGTTAACCCCTCCATTCCACTAGAAGTAAACTATTCACGAACGATAATATTCTTACTTAGAATCGGTGTTCACTATCGATAGAACTTGACCACAATACCCATCGTTGAATTGAGAACATTATCTCTTCCTCGGTGCGATGATTCTGAAAAAGAACGTCCAGTTAAACGGAGGGCCACACTCTTGGCTCAGCACGTTATTCTACGGCCGATTCTTCCGTCCGAAACCGGACAATAAGACGTTGATCAGTACTTCCTATTCGTACGCGACATTCAGTTCAATCACATTCTTTGCCTTGAGAATTGCCTCAGGAATTTCCTCACTGAATCTAGTCCCGTTCATTCGACTACTCGGTCCAGAGATGCTGATCGCGCCAAGGACCTCACCATTCGGATCGAGAATAGAGCCAGCAACGCAGCGCAAACCTTTGAGCCGTTCTTCATCATCGTAAGCCCAGCCACGTTCACGTATCTCATCGAGTTCTTTCTCAAGCGCTCTACGATTGGTAACTGTTTTCGGGGTCACTCGAGGTAATCCATACCGATCGATGATTTCGTCTACTCGCTCTTCAGGCAGATCGGCGAGAATGGCTTTTCCCAATGCAGTTGTGTGCAGGTAGACATCTCGACCTGCACGCGTGTCTAAGTTGACTGCATGGCTACTGTCTGCCCGGTATAAGAAAATTCCTCGCCCATGCTCTTCGACCAGCAGATTGGCCATCTCGTTCGATTCCTCTGCCAGCTCTTTTATCTGCGGCTTCGCTATTTCGTAGATTCCGTATCGCCGTCGAGTTTCTGCTCCTAATCCCAAAAAGCGGAGGCTTAATTGGTATTCTTTGTTTTTGTCTTTGACAATGTATCGGTCCTCCTCGAGCGTTTTGAAGTACTTATACACGTTACTTTTTGACATTCCCAGATGGTCCGCAGTTTCCGTTACTCCGGCTCCATCTAGTTCCTGAAGTGTTTCGAGTATTCTAAACGTGGTTCTGGCCGATTTTACCGTGCTTCGGTTTGGGGCCCCCATTTGCGTTCTCCAATATGAAACAACAGTGTCGTAGTATAAATTGATTGTGCCGTTATCCGATTGATTTATATTGATTATTTGATGTTTCTCAGCGATTGTCGAACCAACTCAATCGGATGAGGTGGCGTCTTGGCACTTGGTCGGTCTCCCAGTTGTGACCGACAGGATGCACCCGGAGCCGTGACAATATCACCAGTACTTTCCTCAACTTGTTGGAAGAGAATGCGACCGATTGCCTGTGAAAGATCGTAGTGTTCAGCTTCATAGCCAAATGACCCTGCCATCCCACAACACCCTGAATCAAGCGGGTCCACGGCATAGCCAGCCCGTCGAAGAACACCGACAGCGTGGTGATCTTTCTTCGTCGCCTTCTGGTTGCAGTGACCATGATAGGTCAATGCATCTGTAGACTCTTCGAAGGCGACCTTCTCATCTATTCGGTGGACATCAATGTACTCAAGTACCCCAAATGCCGCCTGAGAGACGGCACGAGCAGCTGGCTCAGATAACAAATCGCGGTACTCATCCTGGAACATCACCGCGTCTGATGGCTCAATGAACACGATGTCCCATCCGTTTTCGATGTCGGTCCGCAACGCCTCGACGTTGTGTTTGGCACGCTTTCGAGCCAAGTCAAGAAACCCCTTTGAGTATGCTGCCCGGCCACTCGGTTTGAGGTCTGTTGGAATGCGCACGTACACCCCTGCGGCCTCCAGCACCTCCACGGCAGCTTTCCCGGGTGCAGAGTAGCTGTAATTCGTGTACGTGTCTGGGAACAGCAATACCTGAGCGTTCGCCTCACTGGGTGTTAGCCTACAGCCTCCCCGGGCATCGAACCAGTCGACGAGTGTCTCCCGTTCGAACGTTGGGAGCACTCGATTTTCGGCGATACCGAGACCCCTTCTCAACGCCATGCGCGCACCTGGAATCCTCGTCGCCCAATTGGACAGGGGTGCAAGCGCACTCCCTATCCGAGAGAAGGTATCGATGTTCGCAAACAGCTGTTCACGAAGAGTCGTCCCTTTTTCTTTGTGATACTGGTGTTTCACCTCTGTCTTGAGCTTCGCCATGTCCACGCCCGTCGGACAGTCTGAGGCACAGCCTTTGCACCCGATACACAGGTCGAGAACATCTTCTTTGAACCGCTCTGAATACAGCTCCTCTTTGGGGAGGTCGCCGCTTATCGCCGCTCGGAGTAGATTCGCTCGACCTCTTGTGGTCTGTATCTCTTCTTTGGAGGCTCGATAAGTCGGACACATCGTGCTGGTGTCGGTCTGGCGGCAGGTTCCACACCCGTTGCATAGTTCGACCAACTGGGTGAACCCCCCTTCTTCCGCGAAATCGAGTGTGGTCTGCGGTTCGAGCGACTGGTATTGAACGCCATATCGAAGATGTTCACGCATGTCAGCTCCCACTCCGATGTCGGAGTCTGGACCAGGATCGGTTTTATCTTCACGGAATACGACTTTTCCCGGATTCATGAGCCATTCCGAGTCGAATGCTGTCTTCAACTCTTTGAACGCTTGCCAAAGTTGGGGGCCATACATTTTGGGATTGAACTCGGTACGTGCCAGTCCATCACCGTGTTCACCGGAGAATGCACCGTGATGTTTTAACACGAGGTCGGTTACGGCATCAGTGATGGAGTGCATCGTGTCAATGCCATTGCCATCTTTGAGATTGAGTATTGGACGAATATGAAGGGTTCCGCTGCCGGCATGGGCAAAGTACGCGGCGGATGTCTCATGGTCCTCGAGTATAGCCTGGAATTCCTGGACGTATTCGGCCAACTCTTCGGGAGGTACGGTTGCATCTTCGATGAACGGGTACGGTTTGGGGTCCCCTCAAGGCTCATCAATAGAGGAATCGCAGCCTTTCGCAGTTTCCAGATGTCCGCCTGATCCTCATCTGTGTACGCCTCAATCACATCAAAGGCGTCACCTTTTTCGACGAAGTGGTGGTTCGTCGCGTTAATTGCCGCTTCGAAGTCGTCGTGAAGTTCCGAGTCGTACTCAAGCATCAACGTCGCCACCGTTTGATCGGGGATGGGTTCTGTGTACTTGGCGTATCCGTCGGATTCTCGAGCAAGGCGAAACACTTCGTTGTCCATGAGCTCAACTGCTGAAACATCGAAGGTAAGTGCCTCGGGGACGGCATGCATTGCCTCCACGAGATCTTCAAAGCAGTAGAGCGCAAGGGCGGTTTCATCCGGACGCGTTACGAGCGAAACGGTTGCCTCGACAATGACACCTAACGTACCCTCGGCACCAACAAAGAGCTTCGAGAGATTGATGATGTG is a window encoding:
- a CDS encoding tyrosine-type recombinase/integrase; translation: MPTPHDTPPTPDSTDSTTHPSDRDSQGEPIQDALPGFIASKSKGETGSGNYQRNAERVITQWAGWQADRGVYSFDDLDIRSMREYARYLTQRVRAGGIAASTAHNYYAIIRAFLTWCVREELLDDNPAAKRRAEEELPDKSNGTKKQPEQFWSPRERREIMAFVNQRAHDAIDDRGFDAIEEARDRALVALLAYSGVRGAEVFSAPGDSRRNGLTWADVDLDAGILIVLGKSQEREPVQLPPQAREPLGRYREMLSPPTPEWPVFPTRSAPTLYKTARQGRRDQGYSESEIDDLLDEYDTDTLIREYELVPPSLTTTGARSVMKRLCAEANFEVAGDSEYLTLHGARRGLGETLYREHSPAAAQRALRHKSPETTSRAYAHIEASDLAEQVGDVLDDVDR
- a CDS encoding IclR family transcriptional regulator, translating into MGAPNRSTVKSARTTFRILETLQELDGAGVTETADHLGMSKSNVYKYFKTLEEDRYIVKDKNKEYQLSLRFLGLGAETRRRYGIYEIAKPQIKELAEESNEMANLLVEEHGRGIFLYRADSSHAVNLDTRAGRDVYLHTTALGKAILADLPEERVDEIIDRYGLPRVTPKTVTNRRALEKELDEIRERGWAYDDEERLKGLRCVAGSILDPNGEVLGAISISGPSSRMNGTRFSEEIPEAILKAKNVIELNVAYE